The following proteins are co-located in the Acidimicrobiales bacterium genome:
- a CDS encoding molybdopterin-dependent oxidoreductase → MSRRAFLQISGGAVAASAAYLRLGMHFLSAQEGIDNPLLAYPNRDWERLYRDQYAYDDSFTFVCAPNDTHMCRLRAFVRNGVVTRIEQNYDGASYGDPQGNTSTVAWNPRGCPKGFTLHRRVYGPYRAKYPMVRAGWKEWADDGFPSLSDDPSLRTRYRFDARGDDDFERLSWDEVDEYLARGLQAIAETYSGDEGERRLIEQDGYEPEMLEFWEESGVRTMKFGSSLPVHGVAGKFSLFRFANMLSLLDADVRGVGEDEAVGGREWSEYTWRGDQAPGFPFVHGLQSTEVDMNDMRRSRLVVMIGKNLVENKMPDSHWFHEVMERGGKIVSIVPEYGPPSTKSDYWIPVRAGLSDTALVLGIAKALIDRDAYDERFLLEFTDMPLLVRLDTLQRLRADEVFGDHQPLLDAEGPSFAVHGLTAEQYEQLGDRVVYDRASGGPRAISREAVGARLTAQGIDPQLDFEGTVALADGTEVQVASVFAMYRDHLADYDLDTVVDITGSPT, encoded by the coding sequence ATGTCGCGGCGGGCGTTCCTGCAGATCTCCGGTGGTGCTGTGGCTGCCAGCGCCGCCTACCTGCGGCTCGGGATGCACTTTCTGAGCGCACAGGAGGGCATCGACAACCCACTGCTCGCCTACCCGAACCGCGACTGGGAGCGTCTCTATCGCGACCAGTACGCGTACGACGACAGCTTCACCTTCGTCTGCGCGCCGAACGACACCCACATGTGCCGGTTGCGCGCCTTCGTCCGCAACGGTGTCGTGACCCGGATCGAGCAGAACTACGACGGGGCCTCCTACGGCGACCCGCAAGGCAACACCTCGACGGTGGCCTGGAACCCACGCGGCTGCCCGAAGGGCTTCACCCTGCACCGTCGGGTCTACGGGCCGTACCGAGCCAAGTACCCGATGGTCCGCGCCGGGTGGAAGGAGTGGGCCGACGACGGGTTCCCATCGCTGTCCGACGACCCGTCGCTGCGGACGCGCTACCGCTTCGACGCTCGTGGCGACGATGACTTCGAGCGGCTGAGCTGGGACGAGGTCGACGAGTACCTCGCCCGGGGCCTCCAGGCCATCGCCGAGACCTACAGCGGCGACGAGGGGGAGCGGCGACTGATCGAGCAGGACGGATACGAGCCAGAGATGCTCGAGTTCTGGGAGGAGTCGGGCGTGCGGACCATGAAGTTCGGTTCCTCGCTCCCGGTGCACGGGGTCGCCGGCAAGTTCAGCCTCTTCCGGTTCGCCAACATGTTGTCGCTGCTCGACGCCGACGTCCGAGGCGTGGGCGAGGACGAAGCGGTCGGCGGACGCGAGTGGTCGGAGTACACGTGGCGTGGCGACCAGGCACCGGGCTTCCCGTTCGTCCACGGGCTCCAGTCGACCGAGGTCGACATGAACGACATGCGCCGGAGCCGCCTGGTCGTGATGATCGGCAAGAACCTCGTCGAGAACAAGATGCCCGACAGCCACTGGTTCCACGAGGTGATGGAGCGCGGTGGCAAGATCGTCTCGATCGTCCCCGAGTACGGGCCGCCGTCGACGAAGTCCGACTACTGGATCCCGGTGCGGGCCGGACTGTCCGACACCGCGCTGGTGCTGGGCATCGCCAAGGCCCTGATCGACCGCGACGCCTACGACGAGCGGTTCCTGCTCGAGTTCACCGACATGCCCCTCCTCGTGCGTCTCGACACGCTGCAGCGTCTTCGTGCCGACGAGGTGTTCGGCGACCATCAGCCGCTGCTCGACGCGGAGGGGCCGAGCTTCGCGGTCCACGGATTGACCGCCGAGCAGTACGAGCAACTCGGCGATCGCGTCGTGTACGACCGGGCCAGCGGTGGTCCCCGCGCCATCAGCCGCGAGGCCGTCGGCGCGCGGCTGACCGCGCAGGGCATCGACCCCCAGCTCGACTTCGAGGGCACGGTCGCCCTCGCCGACGGCACCGAGGTGCAGGTGGCCTCGGTGTTCGCCATGTACCGCGATCACCTGGCCGACTACGACCTCGACACGGTGGTCGACATCACAGGCTCTCCCACGTGA
- a CDS encoding molybdopterin-dependent oxidoreductase, protein MRPAAIHVGEGINHYFHATLHNRACYLVAMLIGSIGVPGGGVSTWAGNYKGGIFHGAPWHGPGVGGFINEDPFHPLRDPDAKYTFDNQRHTVHGEETSYWGYGDRPLIVDTPAAGRKVFTGRTHLPTPTKVIWYNNANLINQAKWAYHIIKHVNPKVDLIVDQQIEWTGSAEFADIMVPANSWLEARTLEMGGSCSNPFLQVWQGGIEPLHDTRDDIEIFAGAARALSRLTGDERFGQYFEFSDRPEVYLDRVLAASFTTEGYTTSDILAGRYGEPGGALFQYRTYPRVPFLEQIRDSLPFYTDTGRLNAYVDIPEAIEYGENLIVHREAVEATRHLPNVIVSTSRFLRPEDYGIDPAEMDADMRQVRNIKMSWQEAKATTNPLFEEGFRFLCLTPKSRHSVHSSWAVTDWHWLWASNFGDPYRADTRMPGVGEPQIHMNPDDARDLGLAGGDYVWIDASSTDRPFIDTGDDDAFFEVARLQVRLTLNPAYPRGVTMLKHAFYMATPRTFRAQAARDDHRALAPTGYQSSFRSGSQQSITRGWAPPMHQTDTLFHKRAGAMGFVFGFDVDNHAINTTPKETLVRVTKAAPGGVGGQGRWWRGTTGRAPGEENARMQSYLSGGLIEVRGIS, encoded by the coding sequence CTGCGACCTGCCGCGATCCACGTCGGCGAGGGCATCAACCACTACTTCCACGCCACGCTGCACAACAGGGCCTGCTACCTGGTGGCGATGCTGATCGGCAGCATCGGGGTGCCCGGTGGCGGTGTGTCCACCTGGGCCGGCAACTACAAGGGCGGCATCTTCCACGGTGCGCCGTGGCACGGCCCCGGAGTGGGCGGCTTCATCAACGAAGACCCCTTCCACCCACTGCGCGATCCGGATGCGAAGTACACCTTTGACAACCAGCGCCACACGGTCCACGGCGAGGAGACGAGCTACTGGGGCTACGGCGATCGTCCGCTCATCGTCGACACCCCCGCCGCCGGACGCAAGGTCTTCACCGGCCGCACGCACCTGCCGACCCCCACGAAGGTCATCTGGTACAACAACGCCAACCTGATCAACCAGGCGAAGTGGGCGTACCACATCATCAAGCACGTGAACCCGAAGGTCGACCTCATCGTCGACCAGCAGATCGAGTGGACCGGATCGGCCGAGTTCGCCGACATCATGGTCCCGGCCAACAGCTGGCTCGAGGCCAGGACGCTGGAGATGGGTGGATCGTGCTCCAACCCGTTCCTACAGGTCTGGCAGGGTGGCATCGAGCCGCTTCACGACACCCGCGACGACATCGAGATCTTCGCTGGTGCCGCCCGAGCGCTGAGCCGCCTCACCGGCGATGAGCGCTTCGGACAGTACTTCGAGTTCTCCGACCGGCCAGAGGTCTATCTCGACCGGGTGCTCGCAGCCTCGTTCACCACCGAGGGCTACACCACCTCCGACATCCTCGCCGGCCGCTACGGCGAACCGGGTGGTGCGCTGTTCCAGTACCGCACCTACCCGCGTGTCCCCTTCCTCGAGCAGATCCGCGACAGCCTTCCCTTCTACACCGACACCGGACGCCTCAACGCCTACGTCGACATCCCCGAGGCCATCGAGTACGGCGAGAACCTCATCGTGCACCGCGAGGCGGTCGAGGCGACGCGGCACCTGCCGAACGTCATCGTCTCGACCAGCCGCTTCCTCCGACCCGAGGACTACGGGATCGACCCGGCCGAGATGGACGCCGACATGCGTCAGGTCCGCAACATCAAGATGTCGTGGCAGGAGGCGAAGGCGACGACCAACCCCCTGTTCGAAGAGGGGTTCCGCTTCCTCTGCCTCACGCCGAAGTCGCGGCACAGCGTGCACTCCTCGTGGGCGGTCACCGACTGGCACTGGCTCTGGGCCTCCAACTTCGGTGACCCCTACCGCGCCGACACCCGGATGCCGGGGGTCGGGGAGCCCCAGATCCACATGAACCCCGACGACGCCCGGGACCTCGGGCTGGCGGGCGGTGACTACGTGTGGATCGACGCCAGCTCCACCGACCGCCCGTTCATCGACACCGGTGACGACGACGCGTTCTTCGAGGTCGCCCGACTGCAGGTTCGGCTCACCCTCAACCCGGCCTACCCGCGGGGCGTGACCATGCTGAAGCACGCCTTCTACATGGCGACCCCGCGAACGTTCCGGGCCCAGGCGGCGCGCGACGACCACCGGGCGCTGGCGCCCACCGGATATCAGTCGAGCTTCCGATCCGGCAGCCAGCAGAGCATCACCCGCGGTTGGGCACCCCCCATGCACCAGACCGACACGCTGTTCCACAAGCGTGCCGGCGCCATGGGGTTCGTGTTCGGGTTCGACGTCGACAACCACGCCATCAACACGACGCCCAAGGAGACCCTGGTCCGGGTGACCAAGGCGGCTCCGGGCGGTGTCGGGGGCCAGGGTCGCTGGTGGCGGGGCACCACTGGCCGGGCGCCGGGCGAGGAGAACGCAAGGATGCAGAGCTACCTCTCAGGTGGGCTCATCGAGGTGAGGGGGATTAGTTGA